GTAATCATTTAAAGACACCACAAAAGGCCATAGCTTTTTGTTCCTTTTATGCAGCAACCAGGTCAAGTTAATAAACCCCTGCCCAAAAAATAAGCAACGAAAGGAagtattatttaaatataaggAGTACACCAGGAGAAATAAGTCCCACTGGTTTAGCATCTGGCAGACGTCCAGCATTTTAAACTCCACGCCTAACTTTACAACCTCGTAATACTGGTTTGACTCTTGCTGTGTTTCTGAGTGCAAGGTCTGAGTGAAAAGATGACAGGCCATGAAAAGCTTTTTGTCTCAGGCAGCTGTAGACAGAGGTAGGGCTGTCTCGCAGCCCTGCCTGGCAGACAGTAACAGCATCTAAATGGACTAATTAGTGAagttgagcttgtcaggccttaaaaaaaaacaggaatggAATTTGCTGTAGGCAGCTGTCGCGATGAATGCAGGACATTTTGTAAAAGGAGCAAATTGCTTGTCTCGCAATCCCATATCGAGACATactgctcacacacgcacgctcgaCGCACcaacacccacacgcacacacacacacacacacacacacacacacacacacaaacacacccacacaccacaGCCAAATGCTTTAAGGGAAAGAAAACCTAAATGCCTATCCTTCAGCACACGCCTGTGATTTTAAAATTCCAAATAAGGAAGTGTCACTTTTTAGTGAAATGTCGGATTCACATAGCGCCTTGCGTTAGCTATTGCACTGGACTCCCCCTCTGCTGGCGCCTCGTGGGCAACTTCCTCATACCTTTGTCCATGAGTCAAAGTTCTCAGACAGCATGTCAGCTTATCTTCATTTGCCCGACGTCTGCACCCGATGCACAGTTTTTACGagatgtgtctttgtttttgatttgacATATTAAGACACGCTGTTGATGTTGTGGAAGTTTTATGtctctaaaacacaaacaattcaAAATCAGTATGTGTCGCTCAAAGTCAGACAGAAGGCTGCAGTCCAAGTTGCCTGCGACAATTTCTGGATTTCCAGTCTCAgttgttttcctctctgtgttttaAGGAAGCTGAGCAAAACAACAGTGCCCTCTCTTGGCTCTTTGAAGGAGAAACTGAGATGGTTGTAGGTTCTAATAGTTAGATTAGTCCTGCTTTGGATATCAATGAAAACATTAGGAAGCAGGGAGTCACACTAAATTCATGAAATGCTAGAGAAGATTTAATTTGGAAAACCTTTCATGAATTTCTCCTCATtgtctcttgtttttcttccaaCAGGAGactgagaagctggaggaggagaaagcagaCCTCCAGAAAGAGATTGAGAACCTacagaaggagaaggacaagCTGGAGTTCATGCTCGTGGCCCACAATCCCGTGTGCAAGCTGCCCATGGAGGAGCGCCACCAGCCGCACCAGCAGCAGTGCGCCCCGCTTCCCCTGACCATGCGCCCCAACATGGCTGCCCAGGCTCAGATGAACCAGGTTATTGTGAAGCAAGAGCCCCAGGACGACGACGTGAGCAAACCCCAGCGCTCCGTCATCAAGCCCATCTGCCTAAGCGGTGGTGGTGGGATGTACTGCACAGATGGGGAAAGCCTGAACACACCAGTGGTGGCAGCGTCGACCCCAGCCGCCACGCCCAACAACCCTAGCCTCATATTCACCTACCCGAACATGATGGAGCCCGAGAGCCCATCACCCTCCTCCGAGTCCTGCTCCAAGGCCcacaggcgcagcagcagcagcggcgacCAGTCCTCAGACTCCCTCAACTCGCCGACACTCCTGGCCCTCTGAGCGAGGGCTCGGCTGCcaaagctgagaaacaaacactgtgGCTGAAGGCAAGCGTGAGGATCGACcactctcccctcctcccctctgtctttcTGAAGACCCAAGAGCACATTGAAAAGTCCAGACCAAGCTGACCGTGTGAGCCATGTCCCTTCCAAGGGGAGACCCACAAGGGCTACGCCACGTGTTTCTCCTTGTTGTGCTTCAGTGTAATATTTTTTATCGGTAGACACATGCGCTCTGAACCCAAACGAGTCTCACCCTTTTGCCATTTCAACTCGGGTGTCAACTTGTTTACCGAGCGTTACCGGCGTATTTTGGAAGACATGCCTGCATCTGGCAATTCTAAGTCGACATGACTTAAACTCAAGAGCATAttctattgtttgttttttttgttcctttcgTTTGGAAAAATCTCTAAAAAGCCATGTTGCACTCTGCCAAGACGAATCAATAAATCACTAAACGAGGTCAGCATTCTACTGGAATTTTTaaggagaaaaagagacaaTGAGCAAAGACTTCCTCTCATCTATTTTTCTTTCCGGTTTTATTCGTCCTTTTCCCACCTTAGACCTTGATTCAGGAATTGCTACTAAAAGTGTGTACACGTTGATGATGTTATTTTCATCTCTTTAATTGTATTTATGGCCTGTGATGATTCAGTTTCTACGATGTGTTTTGTTGAGACATTGTCCTCTCCTTAATCTGCCTGTAGAAAAGCAAAGCGCTCAAAGCAGGGTGACTTAAGCACTCCTCAGTGTTGCAAAGGATACGAGCCAACTGTCAACTAGTTCCTCAATACTCTATACCTTCTATTTTGCCATAGTGGCTTGACTTTACAGTAGTATTGGTGTGCTTTTCCTCAGTGATTCTGTACCTTTATGACTAAGTGTATGTGATTTACATTGATGTCAGGGAAAATCTCTCGTTTGTAGTAGAACCCCATCGTGAGCCGCGCAGGGGCGCAGGCTGTGGACTGGTCTGGCCCGTGTTGCAGAGATGGTACTGTCACATGGATGGAAGAAACAGAAGATTTGTCTTTTTGCACAGACATGAAAGGTTTGAACAAAAACCTCCTCCACCAGATCCTGCACTCTTTTTGTTTCTTACActtctaaataataaaatgtcttaCCTTTATTTTCCTTTCAATATTGCCTCCCAGAGGCAGGTCAGGTTTCAAAAAGCCAAAAAGGTCTGTATGACGTGTAATCCTGTTATTCATTAGTCTCTGTCTGAATGGAGGGATTTTGCTCAAatgtaagaaaaagaaaagccacTGTGGTCTAGACTGTCGCCAGCTGCCAATGATGTCAACTCTGTTTATACTGTGTTTGTAAATCTGTCAGGTTTAGTAAAGAAATTATGTTTAAACTCAACTCAGATGTGCTGATTTATAGGTGTGTGAACATACAGCGACCTGGAGGTACTTGGTAGAAACGTAGTGGAAGCTCCACTGGCTTTACAGGCCAGTTCAGCGTTCGACTATGGGGAAGGAATAAGAGGCAAC
Above is a window of Betta splendens chromosome 22, fBetSpl5.4, whole genome shotgun sequence DNA encoding:
- the fosl2 gene encoding fos-related antigen 2 isoform X2, with the protein product MYQDYSGNYDTSSRGSSTSPAQPESFTSGSSTIGSPISTSSYQKYRVDMPGSNSAFIPTINAITTSQDLQWMVQPTVITSMSNPYSRSHPYGHHLTSGPGLLGHNTLPRPGVIRSIGDARGRRKRDEQLTPEEEEKRRVRRERNKLAAAKCRNRRRELTEMLQGETEKLEEEKADLQKEIENLQKEKDKLEFMLVAHNPVCKLPMEERHQPHQQQCAPLPLTMRPNMAAQAQMNQVIVKQEPQDDDVSKPQRSVIKPICLSGGGGMYCTDGESLNTPVVAASTPAATPNNPSLIFTYPNMMEPESPSPSSESCSKAHRRSSSSGDQSSDSLNSPTLLAL
- the fosl2 gene encoding fos-related antigen 2 isoform X3; its protein translation is MPGSNSAFIPTINAITTSQDLQWMVQPTVITSMSNPYSRSHPYGHHLTSGPGLLGHNTLPRPGVIRSIGDARGRRKRDEQVRDVGWLWLTPEEEEKRRVRRERNKLAAAKCRNRRRELTEMLQGETEKLEEEKADLQKEIENLQKEKDKLEFMLVAHNPVCKLPMEERHQPHQQQCAPLPLTMRPNMAAQAQMNQVIVKQEPQDDDVSKPQRSVIKPICLSGGGGMYCTDGESLNTPVVAASTPAATPNNPSLIFTYPNMMEPESPSPSSESCSKAHRRSSSSGDQSSDSLNSPTLLAL
- the fosl2 gene encoding fos-related antigen 2 isoform X1 encodes the protein MYQDYSGNYDTSSRGSSTSPAQPESFTSGSSTIGSPISTSSYQKYRVDMPGSNSAFIPTINAITTSQDLQWMVQPTVITSMSNPYSRSHPYGHHLTSGPGLLGHNTLPRPGVIRSIGDARGRRKRDEQVRDVGWLWLTPEEEEKRRVRRERNKLAAAKCRNRRRELTEMLQGETEKLEEEKADLQKEIENLQKEKDKLEFMLVAHNPVCKLPMEERHQPHQQQCAPLPLTMRPNMAAQAQMNQVIVKQEPQDDDVSKPQRSVIKPICLSGGGGMYCTDGESLNTPVVAASTPAATPNNPSLIFTYPNMMEPESPSPSSESCSKAHRRSSSSGDQSSDSLNSPTLLAL